The following is a genomic window from Strongyloides ratti genome assembly S_ratti_ED321, chromosome : 1.
TAGATAAAAGATCTCTTACTTCATTTTTTAGCAAACCTGTTTTATTAGCTAGTACTTTTGTCTTTGTTTTATAGATAGATTCtctaattttctaaaaattaaataattttttcccACCTATTAAAACAtacattttctaaaaaaattattctttctTGAACATGATTTGAAATACCCTTACAATCCATACTAGCAATTCTCCCTTGAATATTACTTTCCATCATTTTTCAAGTATCTTTTTggttatttaaagaaaaaaatatgaatatatatcAAACCAAAAAGGTATGACAAATTAAgatatatacaaaatttgATTTCATTTCAAGAGTAAATTTAAGAATTATTGAAcataccaaaaaaaaaacaaaaaaaaaacgccATCAGCATAATATTAGCGTgatcatataatattatatataattgtattGTTAGGATacacttaaaaaaatatattaccaaaaaaaaagtacaaaaaaaaataattatctttgAACTGGGGAAGGCATTTTGTGTTTTAAACATAATTTGCATATGATAATAAAGTAActctaatatttttgaatggAGGGGGGGAATTTAATctgtttttgtttttaatgtttagaaataaatttatttttttaaatgtaaattaattaaaaaaaaatatctgaTAGTACTGgagtttttaaatacttgTAAATCTCAGTAAACtgcttaaaataaaatttaatacaaaGATGTGGTTTATGGCTATagaaaacattattattttatgttagtctgtctttttttttatgattctgttccaaataaaatgtaacttttttatttttaatagttatttagattaattgaatttttaaatacaacaattttataaattgtaaacATAGCTAAGACAgtttatatatctatattaaAACTTCTTATATAActtatcataataaaaataatttttaacaacatATAAATTGTACTTCTTAAAAGAACCAAAGgaatataacatttattaaatttattctttaacCATAATatgattcttttttttaagttgGAATTTGagaaataatcaaaatacatttaatgtCAAAtgtttctttcttttttaattttttttttaataaaatatattctatatatttttacaatatcttttttctagaaaatatttatatttagataTGTAATATTCTGTCTTTAGACATGAAATATAATcatatgtaatattttaataacaataaaatatatcagcctattgaaaaatattatttttatttatcatttatttctttttttgatttttttttacctaaattaaaaaaatatataattttttatattttgtttcacaagtttttttttattttgtttcacaaatttttttacactaGTTTTGTgaatttactaaaaaaaatatcaatatgGTTGTTTACTCTTAAaagtactaaaaaaaatattcaccATTATAATcttacaaaaattttgtttttaattaacatttttaaatcttcagtattattatcaaataaaaagtctattatatttatatggaagattattttatatgttgGAATCTGTtgcaaaatatttttgttttaaatgtataaagTATGAAGTATGATTATTTAGTTATACATGCTATTAGAAATAATCACAAAATAAAtcattgataaatattatttgggaaattttttttttaatttgccATACTATGCTATTCCATGAATACtgtgaattttttttttaatagaaaggTCAAATAAATAgaagtttttaattattttattacatttttaaatatttctatttagCTTGGTAATTTGTACAATTTAAAGTAGTTTTAAgggattatttttaacatgttacatttaaattgtcatatttgataataatttttgtgaAATGTCATTAAATgtgaataaaattaatgatttgACAacagttaaaatatattattatgttttatatacttttgttatttataaaaattatttatttcaactattaaaatattttttttaaatgtatataaattaattttttaagaaatgtagatttattttttaataatccaatctatttaaatatcatttttttttagataatatcATTCATTAATTACATGTTAATTCTACATCTATTTCTAATTCTAATTtgtaattgtttttaaattacgtggttttataatcataatattatttttctgtctacattttttgaaaatttaattctaaggtgtttttttatgtttaatacatcaaacaatttttatcttatctatctttaaaaaatatttaatatttaaaaacaaatataactGTCCTTATTTTgctaatgtaaaaaaatattaactccAGAAATTTGGTAGCTCCTATTAAACAATGTTACttaaattcaaaatattttgttttaaaaagttattacatttttaattttgaattaGTTAACTTAATAAgtcaatttttgtttttctaaagttaaattgttttatagttcaaagttatttttttgagtgttagaactttttttaagtgactcttttatttatttaaaagagtATTTCacttaaacattttaaatatttaaaattgtcaTTTGACTGCCacatgttttaaaaaattcatggACAAAAATAAAGTgcttttaaaatcaaaattatctttttttactCCTCTGATTTgaataatttgttattttctTTTAGTGGGATTTAAATaccatttaaatattttatttattagacCGTTTATTCTTAAATGAAGcgatttaactttttttgataatgatatgcttgataataataactttacTTTAGCATGCTTGCCATTGcttatctttcttttttaaattgccCATATTCTTAATAGTCTTTAATTTTCATAAGCagaaagaatatatatatatatataacttcaattttattaaaaaaaaatttgttaatacttttgataatttttatttcaaaatttcaATCACCAAtgtcttttaaattatttactcTAGATTTCAAAAActtatatatgtaaattttaaaaacattttacaaatattttttattcatactttttatgtcctttttacttttactttaattttaatttatttgatgctttgataaaaaaaaaaagaaaaatttttatttaaaatttcatatggcttttataaaatttatagattatcattattttttattttaaatgtgaATATACTATAAAATTAGTAGTACTAAATTTGGATGAATGAATATTTACgttgataattattattaaaaataactaatttttgtaaaaagagaggttttttttttctactaaaaatttttataaataaaaataaatcttataataaattattattacatcGTAATTTAaaggaaaataaaaatgaataatgaagacataaaaatttttttttgattgcgttatttaaaattattttatacgtgtcttaattaataagaaatttgttattattttttctaataaagattattttctttatgtcttcattatttatagtaacaaattattttcttacaattttttaaaaaaaaaaaaataaaaaaatttttatatccaTATTTACAAGTACATTAATGTGTTATTTGTTATTACcattaaagaataaataataatgttttataaatagttcttttaatttaatgtaatatcattaacatggttataattaatcaattgaaaaaatattaaaattataaactttatattcaatattttcaaagcttaaaataattattccttccttttattattttcaattgataataaaatctCGTCATCTTTTAAATGAATTCAAACTGTCGActaaatgttaaatatgctatttttataattatcttaGGATTTTCTATATTCTACCATATCTTTATATCAtttgcatttttttttatataaatataatttaaaaagactTTAACAagtaaaattgttatattaaagACTTAAGATATTCTTTCATTATAACAAGATGTTTGTtctattagaaaaaaaaaaaaaaatttttttttatttaaaaatttatatatttttttaacttttttataaaattgttctctcttttttattaaaaaaaattatcgtatttaataaatgggtttttttatactattcaattaactataataatcatattgttaaatgtgcctcaaaagttaaatttatttttaatctgtttttttatttaacataaaaaaaaacattctataaaattatttaatatatatttagttcCTAGAAATAGTTTATTCTCATTGTCGTTAACTAACCATTTTTAAAAGGTTTCAGAAATCATACATTTTTGTACAATTTTAGAAGAAATAACTTCAggaactaaaaaaaaaaaaatttttagcaTTCATAATCTAGTGtaactttataaatatttttttatttgagaCGTAATTTGTTTGATTCTATTTGATTCTTATCTATAATTATCTTACTATTATAGATTTAACTACCTAAgcttttttgattaaaaatttatatatttaaaataatttcaattacatattattattattagttttttataaaaacaatattattatttaaaacattctACAATGTCATTTAATTCAAATACTTCCATAAAATTTTCTACAATTCCAAATACATTACCAGTCAATGGAATTATAATGAATGAAACTAGTTGCTTTGGCACAGGGATTTATAATGGATTTGAATGTTGCAAAAAACAAGAATTTAATGAATACCATATATCATATAGGCTTCTAGCCAATATGCCTATAAGTGTGCTTGGTgttattacaaatataataaatataattgtttttgcAGACTATCAAATGAGAATACAATTAGTTAATCATTTTCTATTAGTATTAAGTATATCAGGTAATATaactattaattaaataaatattataaaaaaaaaaaaaaaattctttagatttatttttattaatttgcaattttttctttttaatatttcctGTATGTGCTACAATGATTAATGATCCACTTTTGAATTATACTTATCCATCAATTTTAaggtaatataatattttaatactaaaataaaaaaaaaataaaattttttttttaaattatagaTATGGATATCCATTAGCATTGACTGCTCAGACTTGTGGAGTGTACATGACTGTACTTGTATCAGTTCATAGATTTATGGGAGTATGTTATCCATTTAGAGCTAAAAGATATGTTAATATAACTCCTGTAAGAATTGCCATTATCTCAGCTATAGCATTTTCATTTGGTGTTAATATACCAACATGGGGTGAACTTTATGTTGATTTTTGTATAGAACCCTTCCAAGAAACTGTATTATTTTCAAggcaaataaaattatcaacatACATGGAAAATccatattataaattattttataaagtaatttGTTATACTCTTACAATGTTTATCTTACCATTTGGtacattaatatttgttaatagtaaaataattatggcattaaaaaaaagtaataatttacGTTCAAAACAtggtttaaaaaatgaaagtgTTAAAAGCGagtaagttttaataaatatatatatatatatactttttaatactttattattataatttatttcaatatttataatatactttttttttattatagtcCCGCTAAATATCAATCACAattcaaattattaaaaaatatgaaatataGTGATGTTTTAAATAGTCTTAATATACGATCAAATACCAATGGATTCAAATTACCTAggtcatttttaaaaacacaATTTACAAATTCAGTTAGAGATAGATCAGTTACATTAATGCTTCTTGCAATAGTAGCAATGTTTTTGGGATGTAATGGATTGgctttttgtaataattttgttgaGATTCTCGTTGACATGTCTGGTGATATGGGAAAAATGAGAGAGGAAACATTTGCAAAAAGTGTTGAAATTtctaacattttaataagtCTTAATTCAGCCTCCTCAATTGtaatatacataatattttcaagCAAATTTCGGCATAcccttaaaatatattttggaTTAGCTAAAAGACCAGAAAGTGTTGCAAAAAGACCAAATGTTGTTGCGATTACAACAGCTCTTGCATGTCAAAGAGCATTGGAACTATCAATTATTCCAAATGAAATTGACAGTAATCATGatgcaaataaaaatacacaAACTAATAAcccaaaaaataataatgaaattaaacaacaaaaaaaagaaataattaataaaaaaaatgaattaaaaaattgtgaaatagaggatgatgaaaaaaaagcgTTATTAGATGTGGTTAgtgatgaaaataatttgtcatatttaaaaaatttaaatgataaaaataataagaggATGCCTGTAAATTCAATATCCCAATATACAGAAGTTACCAATGCAGAAGCTGattaatgtatttattttttttttttaaccattatccaattttttttttaatttgaccctaattattatatgaaaatttagtttaatatgttttcgttaaaaatatttttatctcaTCCTTTTAAGTAGGTAAATAGGTATacttaaatgatataaaataaaaaatatgaccAATTcctatattttgtttttataaaataatgaaaaatattgcATTAGTATCTATTGCATTTAGTTCTATTGTAACTTTGTCCTGTTTAATATCTGTAGTATATATTCATTGTGAAATTCAAAATGCTTcccaaaaaatatttaatgatattaatatttttaatgatgtaATTAACAAATCtttgataataatgaatcattttaaaattaaaaaaagagaaataaattatgaatcaaaaacaaataattatattttcattcCAAAGGAACAGACATTAATTAAACCAGAAGATGAGGAGACGAATACTATTAATTTTCCTCCATCATCATCAATGGGTTTACCACCAGGTGGAAATAAACCTCAAGATGAATGTAACTGTAAAACTGGTAGAGATAATAAATGCCCAGCTGGACCACCAGGGTCTAAAGGAGTTCCTGGACCACCTGGTCTTCCAGGATTACCTGGAATTGATGGTAAAAATGGAGTTGATGCTGaagatattaataaagataatattgaAGTAACCTTTTGTATTACATGTCCAACTGGACCacaggtaaaaaaaaagtatattatttattaattttcttatttttaaggGACCACCAGGATCAATTGGAAAACCTGGTATTAGAGGAAAAAAAGtatgtttaattaataatttattttttatagatataaaatgtattatacatatattgtaacaaaaaaactttttaggGAAGAGATGGAAATCCTGGTGTTCAGGGACGTGATGGTCATCCTGGAAGACCAGGTGAAATTGGATTACCAGGAATGATGGGAAAAGAAGGACCACCTGGTAGTCCTGGAGAAAAAGGTAATGACAGTCGTCTACTTATAGGTCGTCCAGGTTTACGTGGAAGAAAGGGACCTCAGGGTGCACCAGGACCACAAGGTAAACCAGGAAAAACACCACCACAAGGACCTCCTGGACCTGTTGGTATACGAGGAAAAAAAGGTCCTACTGGTCCACCAGGACCACCTGGAATACCTGGTTTACCGGGAAAAGTAGGAAGACCTGGCAGAGACTTGGGTAagttaaaactttatttctccacataataataatacaacatttttagaatattgtCCATGTCCACTAATCAAAAcataaaaggaaaaaaaaaacattagtataaaaattttgatatctCATTTGTATTCTCATATCTtctttatttctaataaaatttaacttgagaataaaaatatattttaaaataccgtatttaaatatcaattagaggatattttagtaataaattaattatagatAGCACTGGATAGTTTTTGTATTCTATTAATAACGGCATCTCCTTctttaagtaaaattttaaaagatgatGTCTTTTTATTAGCAACATGCATAACGACATTTCCTTCAACACTGTCAATACGACAATTTAATAATCCACTAGCAGCCATTTCATGGAGCTCTTTATCAAGAATCTCCTTTGGTATTCCAAAACTATCAGCCATCATCTGAATTTTGATGCTTGCATATGGGCGAAGAAATTGTTCATAAGCAACTAGTCTTATGTGACGAgaataataatgaatatgctcataaaaatatggatcaataattaaaaacttaTCCTCGAGATCACAAagaatctttaaaaatttgtcatAATTACAATCATAAAGAgctcttaaaaattttccagCTGTAATAGTATGAGCATTCTTTTCAGTATCTACATAACTAATTTGTTCCTGTATATCATTAcaatttataactttttcaGCTAATTCTCTCCTTGGCATTGTAGCCATAGTTGTAagaattgtataaaaaactAAATCTTCATATGACATCAATTCATAAGCTGAAAAAGTAGGTACAGCAGCAACAAACAATTCACCAGCTCTTTCATAATCACGATTTGCTAATTTATAAATAGCTTCGTAAGATCTGAGTCTATTTTTTCTTTCCCAATCCCCACCttcttcaattaatttttgagcTCTTGTTATGTTTTCTTCAATCATAACTGAatcattgaaaaataatCCCATACGAACAAGGCAGAAGACAATGTCGATTTTTAAACCAATACCAACTGTCTTAGCAAATGTTGCTTCAAAAGCTTCAACAGCTTTTTCTTTACATCCAATTTGACATAAATATTCAGCCCTTTTTTGTAAAGCTTGTCTAACTTCAGTCTCACCTAAATTAATTTCAGCATCTTCTAATTCTTTTGATATATCAGATAGGCGTTTTTCATTTTTCTCTTTCATCTGTTTAAGAACTTGTTCATCTTTCTTTAAACCATATTCCAGGCAAAGATCTTCATAAAATGGTGCCATGTCATACTTACAGATAAATTCAAATAACTCTTTTAAATAGGCATTCTTTTTCTCTTGAGATATATTTGGATGTGTtgcataaaattttaaacgtGAAATTTCGATTTTTGGAAATTTTGGAGTTTcctgaaatatttataatgaacATATAACTAACAAACAAACAAACATACATCTGGTAAATTATCAGCAGTAGTTTTTTCAAGAGCTGTTCCTTCTTCCATGGGTTCATTATTAGCTTCAGCAAATAACTTAGCAATATTAAGTTGGTTATTCAACGACATCCTTCGAAATATCCCGCACTTTAGTTATGAAAAGTGATGATGATAGAAGCCATGTTCAAACTAGTCCAACAGAAAATCTGTGTGGGACCagtgataagaaaaaatatgtaCAAATAAAATGTCTTGTTGagcattaaatatattaaaaataattcaaagttttgtatttatttatttaacatttgataaataattaaaactatgttatatcttaaaaaaattttaaaaaataaaatcgttgactttaaatgtttataccaacttattgtaaattttgtCTGCATTCATTTTACAAAGtgtgataataataataacatttttaaatatttatgtaagatttaatattttaattaatttgaaattcaatgtaaaacaaaaaaaattactaagtttatcattattttattttattcaaaaaataatgtgtgttaaaagtttttattaatatttaaaaaagcatGAGAATAAATTATgctaaataaaatttcttggTAAGAAGAAACCATTAATTTagataaatgatattttttcttaaaatactaattttttaaatcataaatgttacataaataatcaattattaaaaagtcaGTTAAAAGTTTTACCATACAGATTTTTCGGTGTTAGAAGAATTGGGCCGCaatttaatcatttattcataaaattaaGTCGCGGCCCACACTTTGAGTTATTACATCGATGATAGGTGTATATTTTTcgtaaagtttttatttatttttttcaaacaaaCACTAAATCTTtgattttgttattttataggTTCCTAAACAACTTAATATGCTTCAAAACGGAGGacatctttttaaaattggtGCTTTGGCTGCTCAAAATGTTGAACAACGCATGGGAATGGCTACATTAAAGGATATTTCAATTCGTTTGAAATCAgtcaaaaatattcaaaaaatcaCTAAATCTATGAAGATGGTAGCAGCTGCTAAATATGCTAAAGCTGAACGTGAATTAAAAGGTGCTCGTTCTTTTGGACAAGGAGCCAAAGCTTTCTATGACAATATCCTATCAGAAAGTACTGGTGATAATGCTGAAGCCAACAAGAGATTACTTGTACTCATGACATCAGACAGAGGTCTATGTGGTGGTGTTCATTCTTCTATTGCTAAGgtaattatcatatttttttttatgttttacaattttttttaggaaGCAAAGAGTATTCTCAACAACAAAAAAGATGGAGTTGATTATAAAATAGTCGCTATTGGAGATAAAGCTAAACTTAGTCTTCAACGTTATTTCTCAGAATATTTCCTTCTTTCAGGTAACGAGATTGGTCGTGCCCCACCAACATTTGAAGATGCTTCTATTGCCGCTGAAGCTATTATGAACTCAGGATATGATTTTGACACTCTTGATATCATTTTCAATCGTTTTAAAACTGTTGTTTCTTACGATACATCAAAGATTCAAGTTCTTCCTTTAGAGTCaattaagaaaaatgaaaaattgaATGCCTATGATTCATTGGATGATGATGTTCTTCAGTGTTATACTGAATACTCTCTTGCtcaaatgatttattatGCCATGAAAGAATCTGCTACATCCGAACAATCATCTCGTATGACTGCTATGGATGGTGCTTCTAAGAATGCCGGAGAAATGATTGATAAACTTACACTTCAATTCAACAGAACCCGTCAAGCTGTCATTACAAGAGAACTTATTGAAATTATTTCTGGAGCTGCCTGTgtttaaatttgaaaattttccAATTCACATAGTTCTTAGAGATGATTGTCTTGTATTCACCCCATTATATTATCGTTAGGAATTGATAAATGTTTCAGATAAGTAACTGTTactagaataaaaataattttaagaatatcatataaaaattaatataaactCTTAAAGagtttaatttaattatggttttttatagaaaaaatttttaaattttttaaagtagataatataaatataaattatatcagTGGAAAGTTTACagattaaatttattaaatgtttttgtaatgggtacaaaaatttattatttaatgctGTTTTGATGTAGGTCAATTACATCTTGTactttcatatttttatttacaagtTTCAACAAAGATTCTTGATTGAGTTTTCATAAAGGgtgttaaataattaaaacaaaacattcaatatatatttttttgaaaacaaGTTGAATTTTCTATATGCTTCATTCATATTTTGTAATCATTTTGTTTCCCATTTTCCTAATATGTTGTTGTTGATTCTTTTACTTTATCTTTTCAATTCATCATATGCTAGTGAGTCTTCGTTTTATTGATACCTAAAAAATCTActaatatttagaaaattttctatcaaaaaaatgataaaataccCTGTGACAAAAGTCGACTGTTATTTGCAATAACTTTATGTAAAAgagttaatttttatttttccaataaaaaataaaaaaaaaacttttgtaTTCAGCacttctaaaaaaaatctcCCCTAGAtcaaattttactttaaaagattatttgcagcaaatgttaaatttcctttttttccaacatctaaataaatataattatttgtaaaaataactGCTCTTTCCGTTACCAGTGCAGtttgtattttataaaaatttactaaaaatttaaaaatcaaaaaaaaattgtttataatttattttttatatatatataagataaaGATATTTGCTGTCATTgcttatataatattatcaagTTATGTTTATTTCTTTCCCAAGAACTTTAAGAATCGACCGGTTACTGATTTATTGTTTGATTGTGTACTTGGTCTAGAACTACCAGAAGAAGCTTGTTCTCTGTTTCCTATATTTATTGGTCCACTTGGTCTTGGGTTAATAGTTGGAGCAAATGGTGTAAATATTGTATTTCCTTTAAGCCAATCATTACAAATATTAGTAGCTTCTTCATCGGATACTAGAGAAACCAAATCTTCTTTAAAATGTGTCATAATATTATTGGtgaaagtaaaatttttatgttttaaacGTAAAGTACTTGCTGGGGCAATATCAACATCAATTAAATCTTTTGTCGCACTTCTTTCAATAACACTGGTGATTACTAGTGAAAGATCAAATTTTGATTGTGGATCTTTTAATAGTGATTTAAATTCATCATAAACAACATTAGATTTTTCTTTGGATAAAAAACAGAGCTGAAGTACATAATCCGAATTTAATTCAAAACGCACTACGGTATGTGCATAAGCATTCAGTTTAagtgttttatttttaccagAAACATAAGACTTGAAGACAAATGCTCTATTTGCATCTTTATTTGCAGCTTCTGTTAATTCCATTTGAAATCTTTTAGCATCTTGTGAAGTCATTTCAAAATCAACTTCAGATGCATCAATATCTACTGGTGggatatgtttttttttgaatataactGGTCTTCGTTCACAAGTTCCTTTGTTATTCAATTCCTCATCTCTTAGTTTTTGTAACCTGGAAGAATCAtcattagtttttttttctaaatctgTATCTAAACGAATTTTTCCAGTACTATccataatattttcaactaATAGATCATTTTGACCAGAAGCCAATGAAGCATCAACACTGTTGAGTAGTGAATTCAATTTATCCAAACGGGAAGAACCAGAATTTGAAATATTCGACATAGAGGAATTACTGTCAGTAGAATTGGACAGTCTCAAATTGGTTATGTAATGGTAGTGTCAACATCCCAACATTTTTTGTCTTACaacattaaaagttttacattttcaatgataaataaaagtaattttttttctaacataaaattttgtaaatataaatatgtttattttaaaaccaAATACTTCATATTAGAAATctaatggaaaaaaaaattgtttttaaaacgTTTATTTTGACAATTTTACATTAGTAATACTATATCACGTGgaaattattattaccaaataaaataattcaatttataatttacatattttttttactcatTACAACTattcttcattttttaattcttcacTTTTcaattcttctttttttagtTCTTCAAgatattcttttttcaatttttctaGTTCAATTTCTCTTTGTCTATTTTTTGCTTCATAGAATTCATTTCTCAATTTACTTTCTTGTTCCATTTTAACTTTCAATAGTTCTCGCTCCTcattttccttttttttcaaaagaaaaatttcttccattttttttctttgtttaGTCTCTTCATTCAATCTTTTCTT
Proteins encoded in this region:
- a CDS encoding FMRFamide receptor, coding for MSFNSNTSIKFSTIPNTLPVNGIIMNETSCFGTGIYNGFECCKKQEFNEYHISYRLLANMPINYQMRIQLVNHFLLVLSISDLFLLICNFFFLIFPVCATMINDPLLNYTYPSILRYGYPLALTAQTCGVYMTVLVSVHRFMGVCYPFRAKRYVNITPVRIAIISAIAFSFGVNIPTWGELYVDFCIEPFQETVLFSRQIKLSTYMENPYYKLFYKVICYTLTMFILPFGTLIFVNSKIIMALKKSNNLRSKHGLKNESVKSDPAKYQSQFKLLKNMKYSDVLNSLNIRSNTNGFKLPRSFLKTQFTNSVRDRSVTLMLLAIVAMFLGCNGLAFCNNFVEILVDMSGDMGKMREETFAKSVEISNILISLNSASSIVIYIIFSSKFRHTLKIYFGLAKRPESVAKRPNVVAITTALACQRALELSIIPNEIDSNHDANKNTQTNNPKNNNEIKQQKKEIINKKNELKNCEIEDDEKKALLDVVSDENNLSYLKNLNDKNNKRMPVNSISQYTEVTNAEAD
- a CDS encoding Collagen triple helix repeat-containing protein, translating into MKNIALVSIAFSSIVTLSCLISVVYIHCEIQNASQKIFNDINIFNDVINKSLIIMNHFKIKKREINYESKTNNYIFIPKEQTLIKPEDEETNTINFPPSSSMGLPPGGNKPQDECNCKTGRDNKCPAGPPGSKGVPGPPGLPGLPGIDGKNGVDAEDINKDNIEVTFCITCPTGPQGPPGSIGKPGIRGKKGRDGNPGVQGRDGHPGRPGEIGLPGMMGKEGPPGSPGEKGNDSRLLIGRPGLRGRKGPQGAPGPQGKPGKTPPQGPPGPVGIRGKKGPTGPPGPPGIPGLPGKVGRPGRDLEYCPCPLIKT
- a CDS encoding Proteasome component (PCI) domain and Winged helix-turn-helix DNA-binding domain and 26S proteasome, regulatory subunit Rpn7 family-containing protein, giving the protein MSLNNQLNIAKLFAEANNEPMEEGTALEKTTADNLPDETPKFPKIEISRLKFYATHPNISQEKKNAYLKELFEFICKYDMAPFYEDLCLEYGLKKDEQVLKQMKEKNEKRLSDISKELEDAEINLGETEVRQALQKRAEYLCQIGCKEKAVEAFEATFAKTVGIGLKIDIVFCLVRMGLFFNDSVMIEENITRAQKLIEEGGDWERKNRLRSYEAIYKLANRDYERAGELFVAAVPTFSAYELMSYEDLVFYTILTTMATMPRRELAEKVINCNDIQEQISYVDTEKNAHTITAGKFLRALYDCNYDKFLKILCDLEDKFLIIDPYFYEHIHYYSRHIRLVAYEQFLRPYASIKIQMMADSFGIPKEILDKELHEMAASGLLNCRIDSVEGNVVMHVANKKTSSFKILLKEGDAVINRIQKLSSAIYN
- a CDS encoding ATP synthase subunit gamma, mitochondrial; translated protein: MLQNGGHLFKIGALAAQNVEQRMGMATLKDISIRLKSVKNIQKITKSMKMVAAAKYAKAERELKGARSFGQGAKAFYDNILSESTGDNAEANKRLLVLMTSDRGLCGGVHSSIAKEAKSILNNKKDGVDYKIVAIGDKAKLSLQRYFSEYFLLSGNEIGRAPPTFEDASIAAEAIMNSGYDFDTLDIIFNRFKTVVSYDTSKIQVLPLESIKKNEKLNAYDSLDDDVLQCYTEYSLAQMIYYAMKESATSEQSSRMTAMDGASKNAGEMIDKLTLQFNRTRQAVITRELIEIISGAACV